The window CAAGTATGGTGGTTTAAAGAGTGAAACAAGCAAAGCAAAGTTCTACATGATGCATGTTGGTATAACACAGTCGGCATATTAAATGGTAAAACATTCTGCCCTTTCCTGATAGTCTGTGATGCTTATTCAGTAAGGACAAGAGTCCATGGAGAACTGAGATAAAGAACTTTCTATTTCATGGTATTTCTATCTATAACACTAAATGTGTTACAGATGTGCTCTACTGAACGAGCCTCAGTTGTCCAAAACCCAGATTGAAATGAAACTGCACCTGTTATCAAGGATGGGAACAAAAACACATACAACCAGCAGCTTTGCTGCATATGCTTGGACCCCTAATAAGAGAGGAGTTGGTCCTAGTTCACAACTTTCCAGTTTAAACAttgttcaaaatgtattaaacctTGGATTAAGGAGTTGTTTTCCCTGACAGATAACACTCATACACCAATGGTTTTTAAGtcctttttcccccctctcttcgGGCTGGCTCATTCTTGATAACCATAGGAATTTTCAGAGAACAAAGAAAATGTCCATTAGAAAACCTCCGCAAATGATATGTCTTGTGCTTTCTTTGTCGTTACACAGTGGCTTCTCAAAGTCCATTTTGCTCTCTAAGAACAAAAATAAGTCAATATACACTGCTTTGTGACGCTCTTGCACAATTGGTCCACAGTTATTCGTCTTCCATCCATTCTGATAAAAGTCTTCTTGGCTCCTCTGAATATAGACCACTCCCTCTCCAGTGTTGCCCCTCCCACCTTTCAATGAAGTACCTCCTCCGATATTGATACTTAATCCTTTTCGTGTGTGTGATTTGAACTGTGCGTTATGCCTCGTTTTAGAACAGTCAATGCGCTAAAAGTCCTATGGATAGGAGgacaagagggagagaaggtgcgGACTCCCCCCTCCACAAGGCCAAAACAAGGAGGGGGAAAACAGAGGTCCGTCTAAGACAAAGAACATACATAGTTCGCAAACAGGACCTTGTTGCACTTGTCTATACAAGAGTCCATTTTCCTAAATGTGCTGCTATGGCAAGCACACATGCGTGAGTCCATATGCACAGGTTACCACCATCTTTATATGCATGTTCGCTTGCTCGCACATGTGGTTGTCCCATGTGGTAGAGTTTGGTGTGGAACTGTTCACATGATGCCGTTGGTGAAGTACTGGAAGCCGTCGTAAAGCTTGGTGGTGATGGAGCGCATGGAGCCATCCACCATCTGCTCCACCAGCACCTGTAGCTGCTCCTCCGTCAGGCTCATGTGGAAACGCTCCTTCAGGTGGCGGATGGTGCTGGAGCCATGGAAGCAGGGCAGGTGAGAGcctggtggggtggggtggggggggaccCAGGGAGAGGTAGTCAGAGGAGTTGCAATACCAAGACCACAGAAAAAGATAGATCATGTTTATGGAaaaccaacacaacacactgctCATGCTAATACATGGTTTTAGCTAACAGTACCTTGCTGCATGATCTCCACTATTTGGACCACTTTCTCCATGTGTTTGCGAGCAGCTATCAGGCCCTGGAGCATCAGCACCTTGTAGTAGTTGAACATGTCTCCATCCAGGCCTCCCATCACCTGAGACAACCACAGACAAGAGGTTAGTCTTTACACATACAAAACCAACAGGTTATGCAGGCTACTGCAGCTAACCAGCAAACTCATTGTCGCCAATAGCGTCTTCGAACAGTGACAGATGTATTTACGCAGATTGTTAGGGAGCTAGTTGTATGATCAATTCCAGTGTTTTCCAGTTTACACTTTTATATGACAATGCAATTTTGCATGCAAGTAGGATTTATTTGACTCACATCCACAAATTCACTGGTGAGCTTAAAAGCAGAGGTCTCAAAGCCCAGGTTCCTGGGAGAGCTGGACAGGATGAAGCCAAAGTCAATGTGGATGATGTGGCCCTCCGAGTCTAGGAGGATGTTTCCATTGTGTCTGGAAAAATGGAGATAAGGGATAGGGGGACTGAATAAACAGTTTAGGAATACAGGAGAGGGTGGGATGTGGTAGTTGAGATCAGACCACAAAAacagtttacacaggcagcccaattctgacacTTCTGCCTAATTAttggaaaaagatcagaattgtgcagcctgtgtaaacacagccaaacAGGCTCAAAGACAAAGGAAGAGGGGAAATTGAACATGAGTAATATAACTAGTGAAACTGAAGAGGGGTGAGAAGGGAGGGCTGCCCACCTGTCTTTAACCTGCAGCAGGTAGCAGATGAGACTGTAGCCGGCGCAGCTCTGCACAAAGTTGCGCCGGGCGGTGAGGAAGGCCTCGTTGGTGTAACTGCCATGCTCCTGCAGGAAGTAATCCAGCAGAGACAGCTGGCTCTGCTTCCTCACCTGGAGCACAGAGACAGCATTTGGCATAAAATAGCAACAGACACCGTAGTCCATTAGAAAAAGCTACCGACACGGCATTCCATTAGCAACCGACACGAAATTCCAGTGTGTGATCAAACCATTACTAATATTACCAAAATCTGTCATCCCAAGAGGAACTGGACTACAAAGCTAAACAACTCAGCCTGAAGTTATTGTTAGGCAACTTTGTCATGAGATCAAGTGCCCAATTGGGTCCATTTCATTTTCTCTGCTCACCTGGTGCAGAGACACAGCGTTCAGCACAGGCTCAATCATCCCGCTGTCTGATGACATCACCAGGATCTTATAGGGCTTGATCCACAGGGGGACGCGCTCCTGCTCCCAGATGGactggagaggatagaggagaagtGGAGCGAATTAGTGAGTGAACACTAATAATACTACCACAGAGGACTTTTCTGTGGAATGGGACTCTACTGTGGAGAGTCAAGTACCTGTAGCTGGCTGAGCACCTGGAAGGCCAGTAGCTCTTGCCTCAGGTCGTCCCCACACTTCACGATGACTGACAGCAGCCGCCAGTTTGGCAGGTGACCGTAAGGGGAGCCCTCCCTTATCCgcctgagggatggagagagaggaaggaaatagTAAGGACACAGCAAATGACTTGACAATGCATTGTTCTTCGCTGAACTAagggaggtgcacaattggcccagtgtcgtccaggataggccgtcattgtaaataagaatgttttaagtgacttgcctagttaaattaaggttaaataaaaaagtggGATAGACATGCATCCTCAGTGGGGGATTGTGTATGCCCACCAATTTTCTGTATCTTCTAGTAATTCAATTTCTATGTACTAATCACCCACCTGACTTTCTCCTTCCAGGGCTCCTTGAGCGCCACAGCGGACGGGTCCTCTGGATCTTTCCGGAACGTTGTGGGGGTGTGGGCCAGGTTCTCTGACAGACGTCGCCTAAGACAAAAGAAACATGTGGTTGTAAAACTATAACAAGAATGTCTTAAAGAGAAACAAGCTAGCAGAGAAATTCTGGCTGACAGTGACACTATACCTGATGTCGCCGGCGGCAATGAAGACAGGCTCCTTGCTCTCCGTGCTGGTGATGCTGTCCACAGAGAACTGGGAAATGTTGTCACTGCTACTGGTGTGGCCTTCTGGGAGCTGGAACCATAGGACCCCAGGGTTAAAGTACATTCAAATCTGattcactccctccttcccttacaGCCTAGTCATCAAAATGTTACTTGAAGAAGTCACATTGTGCCACACGGTACCTCCACTTCCAGCTCGCCAATGTCATCCACGGACCAGGCCTCGTCGTCGTTGTCGTAGTTGGGCACAGTGGAGAAGCTGACGGCGCGCTGCTCGGCTGTGATGCCAATGCACTCCGGGAGGAGGTTGTCCGCAGAGCGGGCACTGCGGATGCGCGTCTCTGGGATGCGCAGGGGAATGCCGGATGTCTCGAACCTCTCGCACTCCAGCACCTCCACGTAGATGATGTATGGGGCctgagaggaaggggagaaagaAGAGGTCAGAAGGCATACTTAGGGACTGGAGTTCTAGACCTATTTTTCTAAGACACATTTAAGCAGGAAGTTCCATTGACAAAGAGCATTGGGGCCCACTCCATTTACACTCAAAGCTCCTCAGGAAATGAATAATAACAAAAACTAATGTGTCAAACTACTAGGTCTTCTGGTCACCTTGTTTTTGGAGCCTGTAGTATGCGTTTACCTCATACATATATATTACAACAAGTCGCCTCACCTTGTCTTTGGAGTTGAGCACCACGGCCTGTGTGTGGGGCATGCGCACCACGTGGTGGTCGAAGGCTGCAGTGGGCAGCCAGACGCGGGCGGGCAGCTTGTGGTTGAGCTGTGACAGCTCTGAGATGAGCTGCCAGGTCTTCTGCTCCTTGGTGGGCAGTGTGGCCAGCTGCTTTCCGATGCTTATCAGAGACTTGATGAACTCCCTCTGCGGCGTCAGGCGCAGCggctacagagaggaggagagttagAATCTCGATCAAGACCGATGTCTTTTTGTGTTCTGAAGAAATGTACAATGAGTTACAGCAAATAACAAGTGGCACAACTTTCAGGTCCTTTCTTGAATGACTACAAAAACAAATTAAAAGGCTGAGAAAGGAAGATGGGTATGATGGGAATTGAATGGAGGATGTTTTAGGAGCGGAATCAGAAGAGAACCAAGGGAGGTATAAGACTAAGAATGCATGGgcacagggagaaggaagcaaaTAAATTATGTCAAACCATTGCAGTACCACAATAGTTAAAATGATAGAGTTGAGCGACACCCAGATACCTTGGGCCTTGGAGATGTTTAATCAACTTATGGTGTCCAATATTCATATCTAAAGTATGAGCAATATTCAATACCATTATAATTAGGTAAAACGACAGAGGAAGTTATTTATTCTACAGTCCACCATTAAGGCTACTTTGAAATTAGATAACCTTATGATTGAGATGTTACCATTTAAAAACACTTTTAATTTGTTTTTAATGGAAACAATGAATCAAGATCCAAGTAGGCTAACATATGGGACGGTTAACATTGTTAAAATACTTAACACTCAAGAAAGAAAAAAGGTAGACTCAATTACATTTGTTGCCACGAGCAGCACTGCAGATATTGAGACGAGCGAGATACAAGACTTTGCCTCACACAGTCGCACTGCTACAGCATGGTAGCCAGGTGACCAAAACAACGAAGAAGTTGAGCCTCGCGCTTCTCCTCGTTGTTGCGGAAATTCACCCACAATGcggtttactttctgcatctacgttataccgctgagtctacctttaatacCAGGTAGGACAATTTTTGCAACATGAACTACTGCCAGTGGCATGATTGTGGCTTAGGACTACCATGACACACAATGTTTACACATTTTACAACATTGCATGTGACACaggatcaaggacaacaaccacacgagccactgcctgttcaccccgctatccaccagaaggcgaggtcagtacaggtgcatcaaagctgggaccgagagtctgaaaaacagcttctatctcaaggccatcagactgttaaacagccatcactaacagagtggctgctgccaacatagacTCAAATCTCTTACCACTTTAATAAGATTACTTAAATTTAAAaagtatcactagtcactttaaataccactttaataaatgtttacataccctacattactcatctcatatgtatatactgtattttataccatctactgcatcttgcctacggccattgctcatccatatatgtacATACTCTTAATCATctctttacatgtgtgtgtgtatagaaggtagtcattgtgaatttgttagatattactgcactgttggaactagacgcataagcatttcgctacacttgcattaacatctgcatgtgaccaatCTTTCATTTAGTACAGGTTACTCCAGGTGTCTTTACATTTAGCAGAGTCTCCCGATTCCAAAAATCCCAggagtatttaaaaaaacatgacgCAAGTTATCCGATTATAGAGCGAAAACGCAAGGGGTTAGAGACCATTGAACTACATGCCAATGTCCATATTAGTATCCTACAGAGAAATCATGCccaatgcatacatttttttagtTGGTGTGGACATTGAAAAAGATCCTTAAAAGGTGCTGTTGACATACATGGGTTAGGCCTTGGGCTGTATTACTGACACACCGGCAGTCACGGTTCATGACCGCAGTTAAATTCCATGACAGTTGGGAATGGTAATCCCAATCCAAAACTGCACAAATGAATGGCACTGATGGAttgcctaccaaacttgctaatggCCCGgaactcagcactctattgtccctctaatcacatCATGATTGAATTTGCAATAATCTAAATGATGAGGACAAATAGTGACTGGAGTTAAAGTTCCCGTTCCCGAAATGGACCAGACCCAATATGCATATTTTTAAAACATCTTCCCGAAAAGACAACTGGTTCGAGCagagtgagggaagcagcagaaaagaCAATTGTTTTGCTACTTTATTCAACCGGAGCCATAGAGACAGAAACTGTAGGCTGTTAGTGAGTGGAGAAAGTTcggtctgtcggtgtgtgtgtgtgtgtgtgagaacatgtGAGTAAGACACGGGAGGCTCGGAGCACTATGAGCCTAGAGGCACAGGAGGTAGAGACCGCAACCCCTTAACTTCTTGCTAGTTATTTATCCTCCCATCCGATTACACagtacctgtcttgactgcatcaaaccaaGAGAAGCAAGCCAACTAGGCTAATTGAGGCTAGCCATAAAATTCACCGTCCtacagttatatgtaggctaaCTCCACTCCGATTATAGCGTAAATGGCAGCATACCGGTTGGCTTTTGGTCGTTGTAACCCTTCTCATTTCCCttttaattccatcttccattgattagatCTCCCCCTCTTACAAATCAAGATACAGAGCTGCATCccattttgaattttaagacacTCCCAGGTTTATAGGCCTATCACAACTAAATAATGGATTTTATTGTGATGGCTATATAAAATGTATTAGACTTTCTAAAATCTAGATGTCCCAAAAAGGCACACTAAACATGTTAAAAaaggtcaattaccgtgagaacGGCAGTCATTTGCATGACTATTACCGCCTGacaatttcatgaccgccacagccctagttagGCATATTCATAAGCACTGATTTTCCAGAATGAGGAACCCGTATTTCATAGGATTTCCTTGGTATTTTTGTGTTGACAGGCAAACCAAGCAGCTTCCTTTGCGTTCTACTTTTGTAGTCAAATGTCAAAATGCCTTTCCTGTGAAGATGTGTATTTTTCTAGATCATGACCAAACGACAGACTGCCTGAACATTATTTCCAGTGGACAGGATGTCCTGTTGAGGAAGGGTCCCTGAGTGTTCCTGGGACCAGATTCCCCTTTTcaaaccaatcaactgttctaaACAGAAAAATAACTAAACTGATTCTGGACCAGTGCTTAACGAGGTAAAATTATTTGTTTTACAAACAAATAAAGTGGCTGGGTAATACTTCCCTAAATGAAATTCATAGATTTGAAAAGGTTGAGTGGATACCTGCTCTATCATAGAGtcgagattaggcctggcttgcagtcagcgttctaattcatcccaaaggtgttcgatggggttgaggtcagggctctgtgcaggccagtcaatttcttccacaccgattGACAATTTTGTAtgaacctcactttgtgcatgggaaCATTGAcatgatgaaacaggaaaagagccttccccaaactgttgccacaaagttggaagcacagaattgtctaggatgtcattgtatcctgtagcgttaatatttcccttcaccagaactaaggtgcctagcctgaatcatgaaaaacagccccagaccattattccaccaccaaactttacagtcggcactatgcatttgggcaggtagtgttcacctggcatccgccaaacccagattcgtccgtccgactgccagatggtgggtagcctagtggttagagcgttgggccagtaagcgaaaggttgctggatcaaatcccagagctgacagggtacaaatctgttgtgttgcccctgaacaaggcagttgacagCCTACCGGAGGACAGCgggttattgtaaataagaatttgttcttaactgacttgcctagttaaataaaaaaaggtgAAGTGTAATGGATCACTCCAGTGAACACGTTTCCAATGGcgatgagctttacaccactccagccgacgcttggcatcgcgatcttaggcttgtttgcggctgctctgccatggaaacccattttatgaagcgcCCGacaaagttattgtgctgacgttgcttccagatacAGTTTGGAACGCACTTCAGCACCCGCCActtctgttctgtgagcttgtggcgCCTACCActtctgttctgtgagcttgtggcgCCTACCACTTCTGTTCGCGGCGCacccgttgttgctcctagatatctctacttcacaataacagagcTTACAATTgatcagctctagcagggcagaaatttgaccaactgacttgttggaaaggtggcctcctatgacggtgccatgttgaaag of the Oncorhynchus tshawytscha isolate Ot180627B linkage group LG31, Otsh_v2.0, whole genome shotgun sequence genome contains:
- the LOC112229757 gene encoding phosphatidylinositol 4-kinase beta, giving the protein MADMEVSLSPAQIEALYLSPSLSSTSTFSCPSSPGSSSSSFSCSDCSSDCPNQHQSSSSPRSSSPSGCSSSDSDGMRGCSPPLDIISEDAVVLDLVINPEVALKACQEVLQKVKLLKVEEEPELLQKCSPQWRLPKETIYMEPCNTGSTKEEERCYSPQQITQKCPLSQQPCDTGSIKEEEEEKRDPPRQITQTCPQSQQQNGDQSSAAAKQSLLLRLFESKLFDVSMAMSYLYKSKEPGVQAYIGNRLFSFSDEDVDFHLPQLLNMYVHMDEDMGDAIRPYVVHRCRQSIAFSLQTAWLLGAYSSDMHISTQRHSRGTKLRKLILSDELKPHAVSKGVDARPGLRVGARIHHHQRHTMKPSLAPDSQIIPADAYLSPSKRTHQRSKSDATHCTSLGTSLKRTASNPKVESGYDEPLRLTPQREFIKSLISIGKQLATLPTKEQKTWQLISELSQLNHKLPARVWLPTAAFDHHVVRMPHTQAVVLNSKDKAPYIIYVEVLECERFETSGIPLRIPETRIRSARSADNLLPECIGITAEQRAVSFSTVPNYDNDDEAWSVDDIGELEVELPEGHTSSSDNISQFSVDSITSTESKEPVFIAAGDIRRRLSENLAHTPTTFRKDPEDPSAVALKEPWKEKVRRIREGSPYGHLPNWRLLSVIVKCGDDLRQELLAFQVLSQLQSIWEQERVPLWIKPYKILVMSSDSGMIEPVLNAVSLHQVRKQSQLSLLDYFLQEHGSYTNEAFLTARRNFVQSCAGYSLICYLLQVKDRHNGNILLDSEGHIIHIDFGFILSSSPRNLGFETSAFKLTSEFVDVMGGLDGDMFNYYKVLMLQGLIAARKHMEKVVQIVEIMQQGSHLPCFHGSSTIRHLKERFHMSLTEEQLQVLVEQMVDGSMRSITTKLYDGFQYFTNGIM